A single genomic interval of Daucus carota subsp. sativus chromosome 1, DH1 v3.0, whole genome shotgun sequence harbors:
- the LOC108200267 gene encoding uncharacterized protein LOC108200267 gives MEKNSNTGDANKANSEKTKKIEEGLPIETSPYMQYKDLEDYKQKGYGTQGHLEPKPGHGAANSTDAPTDSVSSHAPLPSTDKSAV, from the coding sequence ATGGAGAAAAATAGTAACACCGGAGATGCaaacaaagcaaactctgaaaaaaccaaaaaaatagaGGAAGGGCTGCCAATAGAAACCAGTCCATACATGCAGTACAAAGATTTGGAAGATTATAAGCAAAAGGGCTATGGGACTCAAGGTCATTTGGAGCCGAAACCCGGCCATGGTGCAGCCAACTCTACCGACGCCCCCACCGACAGTGTTTCTTCTCATGCTCCTCTTCCATCTACAGATAAATCTGCAGTTTAA
- the LOC108204842 gene encoding probable CCR4-associated factor 1 homolog 7, translating to MSILQEDDDSIEIRDVWNENLEQEFALIREIVDDYPYIAMDTEFPGVVLRPLANFKYIHDFNYQTLKDNVDMLKLIQLGLTFSDKDGNLPTCGTNRHCVWQFNFREFNVSEDIFAYDSIELLRQSGIDFKKNIEMGIDANRFGELLMSSGIVLNDNVQWVTFHSTYDFGYLLKLLTCRDLPDMQAGFFELINMYFPVVYDIKHMMRFCNGLHGGLNKLAEILEVKRYGICHQAGSDSLLTSSAFKKLKDDYFNNSAEKYAGVLYGLGLENGPETK from the coding sequence aTGTCAATTTTGCAAGAAGATGATGATTCCATTGAAATTAGAGATGTTTGGAATGAGAATCTTGAACAAGAATTTGCTTTGATTCGTGAAATTGTCGATGACTATCCATATATCGCAATGGATACTGAGTTTCCTGGTGTGGTGCTTAGACCCTTGGCTAATTTTAAGTATATCCATGATTTCAACTATCAGACTTTGAAAGATAATGTTGATATGTTGAAGTTGATTCAGTTGGGTCTTACTTTCTCGGACAAAGATGGAAATTTGCCAACTTGTGGGACTAATAGGCATTGTGTGTGGCAGTTTAACTTTCGGGAGTTTAATGTGAGTGAAGATATATTTGCTTATGATTCTATTGAGTTGTTGAGACAATCAGGGATTGATTTCAAGAAGAATATTGAGATGGGTATTGATGCGAATAGGTTTGGGGAGCTTTTGATGTCATCGGGAATTGTTTTGAATGATAACGTGCAGTGGGTGACGTTTCATAGTACCTATGATTTTGGCTACTTGCTTAAGTTATTGACTTGTCGAGATTTGCCGGATATGCAAGCAGGTTTCTTTGAATTGATCAATATGTATTTTCCGGTGGTGTATGATATTAAGCACATGATGAGGTTCTGTAATGGTTTGCATGGTGGATTAAACAAGCTTGCAGAGATCTTGGAAGTGAAGAGGTATGGTATCTGTCATCAAGCGGGTTCAGACAGTTTGCTTACATCATCCGCGTTCAAAAAGCTCAAAGATGACTATTTCAACAACTCCGCGGAGAAGTATGCTGGTGTTTTGTATGGTTTGGGCCTTGAAAATGGACCTGAAACTAAGTAG